AAGAAGTGGTAAGAAAATATTATCAACCTACGTCAGATGACTCTATTTTATCCAACCAGAAAACGACGTTTATTGCAATTGCAAGTGGTAAAGGTGGCGTTGGAAAGTCAACGGTTTCTGTCAACCTCGCTGTATCGTTGGCGAGAATTGGGAAAAAAGTAGGGTTGATTGATGCTGATATTTATGGATTTAGTGTACCGGATATGATGGGCATTACAAAGCGCCCTGTCGTACGTGGTGAAAAAATCATCCCAGTTGAACGGTTTGGAGTAAAAGTAATTTCAATGGGCTTTTTTGTAGAAGATAATGCTCCGGTCGTTTGGAGAGGTCCGATGTTAGGAAAAATGCTAAATAATTTCTTTCAAGAGGTTGAGTGGGGGGACTTGGATTACTTGCTTTTAGACCTTCCTCCTGGAACAGGGGACGTTGCACTAGATGTTCACTCTATGCTTCCAGCTTGTAAAGAGATTATTGTTTCTACACCTCACCCAACGGCTGCGTTTGTTGCTGCTCGTGCAGGTGCAATGGCATTAAAAACGAATCATGAAATTCTCGGTGTCATTGAAAATATGTCATACTACGTAAGTAAAGAAACGGGTGTGAAGGAATACATTTTCGGTCGAGGTGGAGGAGAAAAGCTGGCTCAAGAGCTGCAAGTACCACTATTGGGCCAAATTCCATTGCAACAACCTGACTGGAATGATGAAGATTTTGCCCCTTCTGTATACCAAGAAGATCATCTGATAGGGGAAATATATAAACAAATGGCTGAAAAAGTTGCTCAATTATTGCCAAATCCATCTTAATAACCGAACAAAAAGAGCCTCCAAGAATGTTGTGATAACAATCTTGGAGGCTCGTATCGTTCTCAAACCAATAATTGATTAAGACAGGGGAACCAGCTTAGTGATTATTGTGAGGACTCTTCACTTTCTTTGCTTGTGTCCCCACCACCAGATTCTCCTTCTTTCTTCGTTTCTTCTGTATCGCTCGTCTTTTCTCCGCCTTCTTCTTTACTCATTTCTTCGGCTACTTTTGTTAAAGTTTCTTGCATTTTTGCTTTAAACAAAGGACTTTCTAATGTTTCTGTAATGACAGATTGTAGGTGTTTGCGGAAATCTTGGCTCTTCACGACATTTAACATTTCTTCTTCGATTTTCGGGTCTTTCAATATTTCAATCATCATCTCTTGATATTCTGGGTCCTTCATTAGGCCTTTGATTACTTTTTCATGCTCAGTTTGCAATGTTTTGGCAAACCCCTCTGAAAATTTCGGGTCTTCAAATACTTTTTGCCAAAATTCGATGCCTTTTTCAGAAGTCAAAGTTTGTTCAACGGTTTCCTTGACAACCTTTTCGTCCATTACAATACTTTGCTTAATCTCTTCATCCGCTAATAGTTCCTGAAAAGCTTTTTTTCCATCATCCGTTTTAAGTATATCCACTACCATTTTTTTTGTCTCTTCATAATCCATCTGACCTCCAGATTTTTCTTCTCCGGCACAACCAGATAGAAGTGAGGCAATTATTATAGAAAGAGTAACTAGGAGGAGCAGTGATTTGCTCTTCATGTTGGGTGGCTCCTTTCCTTCAATCATTCCTATTTTTATCATGGGAATCCTGCCCGTTTTTATACGAAAAAACTTTTTCCATGTGGTAATATAATAAATGGATTTGTTACAATCATATAGAATGATTTCAGAGGTTGGAGGATTTAATTGTGAAAAGTCGAAATTGGGTTCGGTTATTCCTGTCGACACTACTCGTAGGTGGAATTAGTACAAGTGTTATCGGATTTTTACTTAGATGGAGCGATTACCAGCATTTATTTTTGTCTTTTGATATTGTGGAGATCCTGTCGATATTATTTTGGCTAATCGGAGTCGGTTTTATTTTCAGTATTATTAGTCAAATGGGCTTCTTTGCGTACTTAACAATTCATCGTTTTGGCTTAGGGGTTTTTCGTACAGCTTCCCTTTGGAATGCGGTTCAACTTCTACTCATCGTTTTTGTTCTTTTTGACTTAGTGTACTTTCGATATCAGTTATTTGCCGATCCTGGAGAATCGATCGGCTCATATGTAGGAGTAGCTCTATTTATTTTGGCTTTTGGCTTAATCGTGGCTTATGCTAAACGGAAATTAACCAACAAATCAGCCTTTATTCCAGCGTTATTTTTTATG
This genomic window from Bacillus kexueae contains:
- the gerD gene encoding spore germination lipoprotein GerD, which produces MKSKSLLLLVTLSIIIASLLSGCAGEEKSGGQMDYEETKKMVVDILKTDDGKKAFQELLADEEIKQSIVMDEKVVKETVEQTLTSEKGIEFWQKVFEDPKFSEGFAKTLQTEHEKVIKGLMKDPEYQEMMIEILKDPKIEEEMLNVVKSQDFRKHLQSVITETLESPLFKAKMQETLTKVAEEMSKEEGGEKTSDTEETKKEGESGGGDTSKESEESSQ
- a CDS encoding KinB-signaling pathway activation protein, with translation MKSRNWVRLFLSTLLVGGISTSVIGFLLRWSDYQHLFLSFDIVEILSILFWLIGVGFIFSIISQMGFFAYLTIHRFGLGVFRTASLWNAVQLLLIVFVLFDLVYFRYQLFADPGESIGSYVGVALFILAFGLIVAYAKRKLTNKSAFIPALFFMVVVSVVEWVPALRANDEDWLYLMIIPLLICNAYQLLILPKLTGQQLKKS
- a CDS encoding Mrp/NBP35 family ATP-binding protein — translated: MNEQLVKQVLETLKEPFLHKTLKELEAIQEISIKEEKNHVSVKVAISKTGTPEQLQLQQLIVKKLKEAGAETVGLRFVELPEEVVRKYYQPTSDDSILSNQKTTFIAIASGKGGVGKSTVSVNLAVSLARIGKKVGLIDADIYGFSVPDMMGITKRPVVRGEKIIPVERFGVKVISMGFFVEDNAPVVWRGPMLGKMLNNFFQEVEWGDLDYLLLDLPPGTGDVALDVHSMLPACKEIIVSTPHPTAAFVAARAGAMALKTNHEILGVIENMSYYVSKETGVKEYIFGRGGGEKLAQELQVPLLGQIPLQQPDWNDEDFAPSVYQEDHLIGEIYKQMAEKVAQLLPNPS